GGTGAGCAGCGCCAGCTGGCGCGACTGCGCCAGAAGCGTGCCGTCGCGGGTCCAGATCTCGCCGTCCTCCTCGACGTAGCCGTCGCGCGCGATCTGGCTGCGGAACACGCACAGGTAGGAGTCCTCGGGCCGCGCGTTCGCCGGCAGCGGCGCGCGGAAGTGCACCGAGAGGTCGATCGTCGGCACGCCGCGCACGGAGTGGTCTCCCGACACCTGGCGCTGCATGACCGCCGGCCACCACGCGTCGCAGAACATCGCCAGCGCCGGCGCGTCGGGGACGAACGGCTCCGCGAGGCGCAGCCACCCGCCGACGAGCGCGCGCGAGGACGTGCCCGGGCCGATCGCGCCGAACGCGGGCCGCGTCTCGAAGCGCTCGCGCATCGGCACCATCCGCTCGCCGGTCGGCGCGAGCACGGCCAGCTTCTCGGGGCTCGCGACCTCGGGCATGTGCAGGTCCTGGAACTCGAGCGAGTCCCGCGCGCGGCCGAACGACGCCAGCGCCAGCGCGACGAGCCGACCGTCCTGCTCCAGCCGCGCCGAGAGCGCCGAGAGAGAGCGGCCGCTGCGCTCCTCGCGCA
This genomic interval from Deltaproteobacteria bacterium contains the following:
- a CDS encoding thioesterase family protein — translated: MTRFERDSAVVLAADGAFDARIDRGWWVVMGANGGYLASIVLRALIAAVDDGERTPRSLTIHYVSPAAEGPVRVHVREERSGRSLSALSARLEQDGRLVALALASFGRARDSLEFQDLHMPEVASPEKLAVLAPTGERMVPMRERFETRPAFGAIGPGTSSRALVGGWLRLAEPFVPDAPALAMFCDAWWPAVMQRQVSGDHSVRGVPTIDLSVHFRAPLPANARPEDSYLCVFRSQIARDGYVEEDGEIWTRDGTLLAQSRQLALLT